The Pantoea phytobeneficialis genome has a segment encoding these proteins:
- the rpsJ gene encoding 30S ribosomal protein S10, whose protein sequence is MSNQRIRIRLKAFDHRLIDQSTAEIVETAKRTGAQVRGPIPLPTRKERFTVLISPHVNKDARDQYEIRTHKRLVDIVEPTEKTVDALMRLDLAAGVDVQISLG, encoded by the coding sequence ATGTCGAACCAAAGAATCCGTATCCGTCTTAAAGCGTTTGATCATCGTCTGATCGATCAATCAACCGCGGAAATCGTTGAGACTGCCAAGCGCACTGGTGCGCAGGTACGTGGTCCGATCCCGCTGCCGACTCGCAAAGAGCGTTTTACCGTTCTGATCTCTCCGCACGTCAACAAAGATGCGCGTGATCAGTACGAAATCCGCACTCACAAGCGTCTGGTAGACATCGTTGAGCCAACTGAAAAAACCGTTGATGCACTGATGCGTCTGGATCTGGCTGCCGGTGTTGACGTGCAGATCAGCCTGGGTTAA
- the rplW gene encoding 50S ribosomal protein L23 produces MIREERLLKVLRAPHVSEKASTAMEKTNTIVLKVAKDATKAEIVAAVEKLFEVEVKDVNTLVVKGKVKRHGQRIGRRSDWKKAYVTLKEGQNLDFVGGAE; encoded by the coding sequence ATGATCCGTGAAGAACGTCTGCTGAAAGTACTGCGCGCGCCGCACGTATCTGAAAAAGCATCTACCGCGATGGAAAAAACCAATACCATCGTTCTCAAAGTTGCTAAAGACGCGACCAAAGCAGAGATCGTTGCTGCTGTTGAGAAACTGTTCGAAGTAGAAGTTAAAGACGTAAACACCCTGGTTGTTAAGGGTAAAGTTAAGCGTCACGGACAGCGTATCGGTCGTCGTAGCGACTGGAAAAAAGCTTACGTCACCCTGAAAGAAGGCCAGAACCTGGACTTCGTCGGCGGCGCTGAGTAA
- the rpsQ gene encoding 30S ribosomal protein S17: MTDKIRTLQGRVVSDKMQKSAVVAIERFVKHPIYGKFIKRTTKLHIHDENNECGIGDVVEIRECRPLSKTKSWTLVRVVEKAVL, translated from the coding sequence ATGACCGATAAAATCCGTACTCTGCAAGGTCGTGTTGTTAGTGACAAAATGCAGAAATCTGCAGTTGTTGCTATCGAGCGTTTCGTGAAGCACCCGATCTACGGTAAATTCATTAAGCGTACGACTAAGCTGCACATCCACGACGAGAACAACGAATGCGGTATCGGCGACGTGGTTGAAATCCGCGAATGCCGTCCGCTGTCCAAGACTAAGTCCTGGACTCTGGTTCGCGTTGTAGAGAAAGCGGTTCTGTAA
- the rpsS gene encoding 30S ribosomal protein S19, translated as MPRSLKKGPFIDLHLLKKVEKAVESGDKKPLRTWSRRSTIFPNMIGLTIAVHNGRQHVPVFVSDEMVGHKLGEFAPTRTYRGHAADKKAKKK; from the coding sequence ATGCCACGTTCTCTCAAGAAAGGTCCTTTTATTGACCTGCACTTGCTGAAGAAGGTAGAGAAAGCGGTGGAAAGCGGAGACAAGAAGCCCCTGCGCACCTGGTCCCGTCGTTCAACGATCTTCCCTAACATGATCGGTTTGACCATCGCTGTCCATAATGGTCGTCAGCACGTTCCTGTCTTTGTTTCCGACGAAATGGTCGGCCACAAGCTGGGTGAATTTGCACCGACACGTACTTATCGCGGCCACGCTGCTGATAAGAAAGCCAAGAAGAAATAA
- the rplE gene encoding 50S ribosomal protein L5, which yields MAKLHDYYKDEVVQKLMTEFGYNSVMQVPRVEKITLNMGVGEAIADKKLLDNAAADLAAISGQKPLITKARKSVAGFKIRQGYPIGCKVTLRGERMWEFFERLITIAVPRIRDFRGLSAKSFDGRGNYSMGVREQIIFPEIDYDKVDRVRGLDITITTTAKSDDEGRALLAAFDFPFRK from the coding sequence ATGGCGAAACTGCATGATTACTACAAAGACGAAGTAGTCCAGAAACTCATGACTGAGTTCGGCTACAATTCTGTCATGCAAGTCCCTCGGGTCGAGAAGATCACCCTGAACATGGGTGTTGGTGAAGCGATCGCTGACAAGAAACTGCTGGATAACGCAGCAGCTGACCTGGCAGCAATCTCCGGTCAAAAACCGCTGATCACCAAAGCACGCAAATCAGTTGCAGGCTTCAAAATCCGTCAGGGCTATCCGATCGGCTGTAAAGTAACTCTGCGCGGCGAGCGCATGTGGGAGTTCTTTGAGCGCCTGATCACTATTGCTGTACCGCGTATCCGTGACTTCCGTGGCTTGTCTGCGAAGTCTTTCGACGGTCGTGGTAACTACAGCATGGGCGTTCGTGAGCAGATCATCTTCCCAGAAATCGACTACGACAAAGTCGATCGCGTTCGTGGTTTGGATATTACCATTACCACTACTGCGAAATCTGATGATGAAGGCCGTGCTCTGCTGGCTGCCTTTGACTTCCCGTTCCGCAAGTAA
- the rplX gene encoding 50S ribosomal protein L24 codes for MAAKIRRNDEVIVLTGKDKGKRGKVKNVLTSGKVIVEGINLVKKHSKPVPALNQPGGIVEKEAAIQVSNVAIFNAATGKADRVGFRFEDGKKVRFFKSNSETIK; via the coding sequence ATGGCAGCGAAAATCCGTCGTAACGACGAAGTTATCGTGCTTACCGGCAAAGACAAAGGTAAACGCGGTAAAGTAAAGAACGTCCTGACTTCTGGTAAAGTCATCGTTGAAGGTATCAACCTGGTTAAGAAACACTCTAAGCCGGTTCCGGCTCTGAACCAACCAGGTGGCATCGTTGAAAAAGAAGCTGCTATTCAGGTTTCTAACGTTGCAATCTTCAATGCGGCAACCGGCAAGGCTGACCGTGTAGGCTTTAGATTCGAAGACGGCAAAAAAGTCCGTTTCTTCAAATCTAACAGCGAAACTATCAAGTAA
- the rplP gene encoding 50S ribosomal protein L16 yields the protein MLQPKRTKFRKVHKGRNRGLAQGTDVSFGTFGLKAVGRGRLTARQIEAARRAMTRAVKRQGKIWIRVFPDKPITEKPLEVRMGKGKGNVEYWVALIQPGKVLYEMDGVPEELAREAFKLAAAKLPIKTTFVTKTVM from the coding sequence ATGTTACAACCAAAGCGTACGAAATTCCGTAAAGTGCACAAAGGCCGTAACCGCGGTCTGGCGCAGGGTACGGATGTTAGCTTCGGTACTTTCGGTCTGAAAGCTGTTGGCCGTGGTCGTCTGACTGCACGTCAGATCGAAGCAGCACGTCGTGCTATGACCCGTGCAGTTAAGCGTCAAGGTAAGATCTGGATCCGTGTATTCCCGGACAAACCGATCACCGAGAAGCCGCTGGAAGTGCGTATGGGTAAAGGTAAGGGTAACGTGGAGTATTGGGTTGCCCTGATCCAGCCTGGTAAAGTCCTGTATGAAATGGACGGCGTACCGGAAGAGCTGGCCCGTGAAGCATTCAAGCTGGCAGCAGCAAAACTGCCTATCAAAACCACCTTTGTAACTAAGACGGTGATGTAA
- the rpsG gene encoding 30S ribosomal protein S7 encodes MPRRRVIGQRKILPDPKFGSELLAKFVNILMVDGKKSTAESIVYTALETLAQRSGKNELEAFEVALENVRPTVEVKSRRVGGSTYQVPVEVRPVRRNALAMRWIVEAARKRGDKSMALRLANELSDAAENKGTAVKKREDVHRMAEANKAFAHYRW; translated from the coding sequence ATGCCACGTCGTCGCGTCATTGGTCAGCGTAAAATTCTGCCGGATCCTAAGTTCGGATCAGAGCTGCTGGCTAAATTTGTAAATATCCTGATGGTAGATGGTAAAAAATCTACCGCTGAATCAATCGTTTATACCGCTCTTGAGACCCTGGCTCAGCGTTCTGGTAAAAACGAGCTGGAAGCCTTTGAAGTAGCCCTCGAAAACGTACGTCCGACTGTCGAAGTTAAGTCACGTCGCGTTGGTGGTTCTACCTATCAGGTACCAGTAGAAGTCCGTCCGGTTCGTCGTAATGCTCTGGCAATGCGTTGGATCGTAGAAGCTGCTCGTAAACGCGGTGATAAATCTATGGCTCTGCGCCTGGCGAACGAACTTTCTGATGCTGCAGAAAACAAAGGTACTGCAGTTAAGAAACGTGAAGACGTTCACCGTATGGCAGAAGCCAACAAGGCGTTCGCTCACTACCGCTGGTAA
- the bfd gene encoding bacterioferritin-associated ferredoxin has product MYVCLCNAVSDKTLREVVRRYQPKSIQHLRQLVPIGKQCGKCIRVAREIMDDELQQVPLYKEIA; this is encoded by the coding sequence ATGTACGTCTGCCTGTGTAATGCCGTGAGTGATAAAACCCTTCGCGAAGTAGTCCGTCGCTATCAGCCCAAATCTATTCAGCATTTGCGCCAACTGGTTCCTATTGGCAAACAGTGTGGCAAATGCATCCGTGTCGCGCGTGAAATCATGGATGACGAACTCCAGCAGGTACCGCTGTATAAAGAGATCGCCTGA
- the fusA gene encoding elongation factor G: MARTTPIARYRNIGISAHIDAGKTTTTERILFYTGVNHKIGEVHDGAATMDWMAQEQERGITITSAATTAFWSGMAKQFEPHRINIIDTPGHVDFTIEVERSMRVLDGAVMVYCAVGGVQPQSETVWRQANKYKVPRIAFVNKMDRMGANFLKVVGQIKTRLGANPVPLQLAIGAEENFTGVVDLIKMKAINWNDADQGTTFVYEDIPADMQDLAEEWRSNLIDSAAEASEELMDKYLGGEELTEEEIKGALRQRVLNNEIILVTCGSAFKNKGVQAMLDAVVEFLPAPTDVPAINGMLDDGKDTPAERHASDDEPFSALAFKIATDPFVGNLTFFRVYSGVVNSGDTVLNSVKSARERFGRIVQMHANKREEIKEVRAGDIAAAIGLKDVITGDTLCDPNAPIILERMEFPEPVISIAVEPKTKADQEKMGLALGRLAKEDPSFRVWTDEESNQTIIAGMGELHLDIIVDRMKREFNVEANVGKPQVAYREAIRAKVTDIEGKHAKQSGGRGQYGHVIIDMYPLEPGSNPKGYEFVNDIKGGVIPGEYIPAVDKGIQEQLKSGPLAGYPVVDLGVRLHFGSYHDVDSSELAFKLAASIAFKDGFKKAKPVLLEPIMKVEVETPEENTGDVIGDLSSRRGILRGQESNVTGVVIHAEVPLSEMFGYATQLRSLTKGRASYSMEFLKYDDAPNNVAQAVIEARGK, translated from the coding sequence ATGGCTCGTACAACACCCATTGCGCGCTACCGTAACATCGGTATCAGTGCACACATCGACGCCGGTAAGACTACCACTACCGAGCGTATCCTGTTCTACACCGGTGTTAACCACAAAATCGGTGAAGTACACGATGGCGCAGCAACAATGGACTGGATGGCGCAGGAGCAGGAGCGTGGTATTACCATCACCTCCGCAGCGACTACTGCGTTCTGGTCAGGTATGGCTAAGCAGTTTGAGCCGCACCGCATCAACATCATCGACACCCCGGGACACGTTGACTTCACCATCGAAGTAGAACGTTCCATGCGTGTGCTCGACGGCGCAGTAATGGTTTACTGTGCAGTAGGTGGCGTGCAGCCGCAGTCTGAAACCGTATGGCGTCAGGCTAACAAATACAAAGTTCCGCGTATTGCGTTCGTTAACAAAATGGACCGCATGGGTGCGAACTTCCTGAAAGTTGTAGGTCAGATCAAAACCCGTCTGGGCGCGAACCCGGTTCCGCTGCAGCTGGCTATCGGTGCAGAAGAGAACTTCACCGGTGTTGTTGACCTGATCAAAATGAAAGCTATCAACTGGAACGATGCTGACCAGGGTACTACCTTCGTTTACGAAGATATCCCGGCTGACATGCAGGACCTGGCTGAAGAATGGCGTTCAAACCTGATCGACTCTGCTGCCGAAGCTTCTGAAGAGCTGATGGACAAGTACCTGGGCGGCGAAGAGCTGACCGAAGAAGAGATCAAAGGCGCTCTGCGTCAGCGCGTACTGAACAACGAGATCATCCTCGTGACCTGTGGTTCTGCATTTAAGAACAAAGGTGTTCAGGCGATGCTGGATGCGGTTGTTGAGTTCCTGCCAGCTCCGACCGACGTACCGGCAATTAACGGTATGCTGGACGATGGTAAAGATACTCCGGCCGAGCGTCACGCTAGCGATGATGAGCCTTTCTCTGCACTGGCGTTCAAAATCGCAACTGACCCGTTCGTGGGTAACCTGACGTTCTTCCGCGTGTACTCTGGTGTGGTTAACTCCGGTGACACCGTGCTGAACTCAGTGAAATCTGCGCGCGAGCGTTTTGGCCGTATCGTTCAGATGCACGCCAACAAGCGTGAAGAGATCAAAGAAGTTCGTGCGGGCGACATCGCTGCAGCAATCGGCCTGAAAGACGTGATCACCGGTGATACCCTGTGTGATCCAAACGCGCCGATCATCCTGGAGCGTATGGAGTTCCCTGAGCCGGTAATCTCTATCGCCGTTGAGCCGAAAACCAAAGCTGACCAGGAAAAAATGGGTCTGGCTCTGGGTCGTCTGGCGAAAGAAGACCCGTCATTCCGCGTATGGACTGACGAAGAGTCTAACCAGACCATCATCGCTGGTATGGGTGAGCTGCACCTCGACATCATCGTTGACCGCATGAAGCGTGAATTCAACGTTGAAGCGAACGTGGGCAAACCGCAGGTTGCTTACCGCGAAGCGATTCGCGCGAAAGTTACCGATATCGAAGGTAAACACGCCAAGCAGTCTGGTGGTCGTGGTCAGTATGGTCATGTCATCATCGACATGTACCCGCTGGAGCCGGGTTCAAACCCGAAAGGCTACGAGTTCGTCAACGACATCAAAGGTGGTGTGATTCCTGGCGAATACATCCCTGCGGTTGACAAAGGTATCCAGGAACAGCTGAAATCAGGTCCGCTGGCTGGTTATCCGGTAGTTGATCTGGGTGTTCGTCTGCACTTCGGTTCATACCATGATGTTGACTCCTCAGAACTGGCATTTAAACTCGCTGCTTCTATCGCCTTTAAAGATGGCTTTAAGAAAGCGAAGCCGGTACTGCTTGAGCCGATCATGAAGGTTGAAGTTGAGACGCCGGAAGAGAACACTGGTGACGTCATCGGTGACCTGAGCAGCCGTCGTGGTATTCTGCGCGGTCAGGAATCCAACGTAACTGGCGTTGTGATTCACGCTGAGGTTCCGCTGTCTGAAATGTTCGGATACGCGACTCAGTTGCGTTCTCTGACCAAAGGCCGTGCTTCTTACTCCATGGAGTTCCTGAAGTACGATGATGCGCCGAACAACGTCGCTCAGGCCGTTATTGAAGCTCGTGGCAAATAA
- the rpsC gene encoding 30S ribosomal protein S3: MGQKVHPNGIRLGIVKPWNSTWFANTKEFADNLDSDFKVRQFLTKELAKASVSRIVIERPAKSIRVTIHTARPGIVIGKKGEDVEKLRTVVANIAGVPAQINIAEVRKPELDAKLVADSITSQLERRVMFRRAMKRAVQNAMRLGAKGIKVEVSGRLGGAEIARTEWYREGRVPLHTLRADIDYNTSEAHTTYGVIGVKVWIFKGEILGGMAAVEQPEPAAQPKKQQRKGRK, from the coding sequence ATGGGTCAGAAAGTACATCCTAATGGTATTCGCCTGGGTATTGTAAAACCATGGAACTCTACCTGGTTTGCGAACACCAAAGAATTCGCTGACAACCTGGACAGCGATTTTAAAGTACGTCAGTTCCTGACTAAAGAACTGGCAAAAGCGTCTGTATCACGCATCGTTATCGAGCGTCCGGCTAAGAGCATCCGTGTGACCATTCACACCGCTCGCCCGGGTATCGTTATCGGTAAGAAAGGTGAAGACGTTGAGAAACTGCGTACGGTCGTCGCGAATATCGCTGGCGTTCCTGCACAGATCAACATCGCTGAAGTCCGTAAACCGGAACTGGACGCGAAACTGGTAGCTGACAGCATCACTTCACAGCTGGAGCGTCGTGTGATGTTCCGTCGTGCTATGAAGCGTGCAGTTCAGAACGCCATGCGTCTGGGCGCGAAGGGTATTAAAGTTGAAGTTAGCGGCCGTCTGGGCGGCGCGGAAATCGCACGTACCGAATGGTACCGCGAAGGTCGCGTACCGTTGCACACTCTGCGTGCTGACATTGACTACAACACCTCTGAAGCGCACACCACTTATGGTGTAATCGGCGTTAAGGTATGGATCTTCAAAGGTGAGATCCTGGGTGGTATGGCTGCTGTTGAACAACCGGAACCGGCTGCTCAACCTAAAAAGCAGCAGCGTAAAGGCCGTAAGTAA
- the rplD gene encoding 50S ribosomal protein L4 → MELVLKDAQSALTVSETTFGRDFNEALVHQVVVAYAAGARQGTRAQKTRAEVTGSGKKPWRQKGTGRARSGSIKSPIWRSGGVTFAARPQDHSQKVNKKMYRGALKSILSELVRQDRLIVVESFSVEAPKTKLLAQKLKDMALEDVLIITGELDENLFLAARNLYKVDVRDAAGIDPVSLIAFDKVVMTAEAVKQVEEMLA, encoded by the coding sequence ATGGAATTAGTATTGAAAGACGCGCAGAGCGCGCTGACTGTTTCCGAAACTACCTTCGGTCGTGATTTCAACGAAGCGCTGGTTCACCAGGTTGTTGTTGCCTACGCTGCTGGTGCTCGTCAGGGTACTCGTGCGCAGAAAACTCGTGCTGAAGTAACTGGTTCAGGCAAAAAGCCTTGGCGTCAGAAAGGCACCGGCCGTGCGCGTTCAGGTTCTATCAAGAGCCCGATCTGGCGTTCAGGTGGCGTGACCTTCGCTGCACGTCCTCAGGACCACAGTCAAAAAGTTAACAAAAAGATGTACCGCGGCGCGCTGAAAAGCATCCTGTCCGAGCTGGTACGTCAGGACCGTCTGATCGTTGTCGAATCATTCTCTGTTGAAGCACCGAAAACCAAGCTGCTGGCACAGAAACTGAAAGACATGGCGCTGGAAGACGTGCTGATCATCACCGGCGAACTGGATGAGAATCTGTTCCTGGCTGCGCGTAACCTGTACAAGGTTGACGTGCGCGATGCAGCAGGTATCGACCCAGTTAGCCTGATCGCCTTCGACAAAGTCGTTATGACTGCTGAAGCAGTTAAGCAAGTTGAGGAGATGCTGGCATGA
- the rplV gene encoding 50S ribosomal protein L22 — protein sequence METIAQHRHARSSAQKVRLVADLIRGKKVSQALDILTYTNKKAAVLVKKVLESAIANAEHNDGADIDDLKVAKIFVDEGPSMKRIMPRAKGRADRILKRTSHITVVVSDR from the coding sequence ATGGAAACTATTGCTCAACATCGCCATGCTCGTTCTTCTGCTCAGAAGGTTCGCCTCGTTGCTGACCTGATTCGCGGTAAGAAAGTGTCGCAGGCTCTGGATATTCTGACTTACACCAACAAGAAAGCGGCTGTACTGGTTAAGAAAGTCCTGGAATCTGCCATTGCTAACGCCGAACACAACGATGGCGCTGATATCGACGATCTGAAAGTTGCGAAAATTTTCGTAGATGAAGGCCCAAGCATGAAGCGCATTATGCCTCGTGCAAAAGGTCGTGCAGATCGCATCCTGAAGCGCACCAGCCACATTACTGTGGTTGTGTCCGATCGCTGA
- the rpsL gene encoding 30S ribosomal protein S12 — protein sequence MATVNQLVRKPRVRKVAKSNVPALEACPQKRGVCTRVYTTTPKKPNSALRKVCRVRLTNGFEVTSYIGGEGHNLQEHSVILIRGGRVKDLPGVRYHTVRGALDCSGVKDRKQARSKYGVKKPKA from the coding sequence ATGGCAACAGTTAACCAGCTGGTTCGCAAACCACGCGTCCGCAAAGTTGCAAAGAGCAACGTGCCGGCGCTGGAAGCTTGCCCGCAAAAACGTGGTGTTTGTACTCGTGTGTACACCACTACCCCGAAAAAACCTAACTCAGCGCTGCGTAAAGTTTGCCGTGTGCGTCTGACTAACGGTTTCGAAGTGACTTCCTACATCGGTGGTGAAGGTCACAACCTGCAGGAGCACTCCGTGATCCTGATCCGTGGCGGTCGTGTTAAAGACCTGCCAGGTGTGCGTTACCACACCGTTCGTGGCGCGCTGGACTGCTCAGGTGTTAAAGACCGTAAGCAGGCTCGCTCCAAGTATGGCGTGAAGAAGCCAAAGGCTTAA
- the bfr gene encoding bacterioferritin, which yields MKGDTKIINHLNKLLGNELVAINQYFLHARMFKNWGLTRLNDVEYHESIDEMKHADKYIERILFLEGIPNLQDLGRLRIGEDVPEMLQSDLALELEGAKDLREAIAYADKVHDYVSRDMMIEILADEEHHIDYLETELELINKIGIQNYLQVQIKEEGDS from the coding sequence ATGAAGGGCGACACTAAAATCATAAATCATCTCAACAAATTGCTGGGGAATGAGTTGGTTGCTATCAACCAGTACTTTCTTCATGCACGTATGTTCAAAAACTGGGGTTTAACACGCCTCAATGATGTGGAATACCACGAGTCCATTGATGAAATGAAACATGCGGACAAGTACATTGAACGCATTCTGTTTCTTGAAGGGATTCCCAACTTGCAGGATCTTGGCCGGTTACGGATTGGCGAGGATGTGCCGGAAATGCTGCAATCCGATCTGGCACTGGAACTGGAAGGGGCGAAGGATTTGCGTGAAGCCATCGCCTATGCTGATAAAGTCCACGATTACGTCAGCCGCGATATGATGATTGAGATTCTTGCCGACGAAGAACACCACATTGATTACCTGGAAACCGAGCTGGAGCTGATTAATAAAATCGGGATTCAGAATTACTTGCAGGTACAAATCAAAGAAGAGGGCGACAGTTAG
- the rplN gene encoding 50S ribosomal protein L14 codes for MIQEQTMLNVADNSGARRVMCIKVLGGSHRRYAGVGDIIKVTIKEAIPRGKVKKGDVLKAVVVRTKKGVRRPDGSVIRFDGNSCVILNNNSEQPIGTRIFGPVTRELRTEKFMKIISLAPEVL; via the coding sequence ATGATCCAAGAACAGACTATGCTGAACGTCGCCGACAACTCCGGTGCACGTCGCGTAATGTGTATCAAGGTTCTGGGTGGCTCGCACCGTCGCTACGCAGGCGTCGGCGATATCATCAAAGTTACCATCAAGGAAGCAATTCCGCGTGGTAAGGTGAAAAAAGGTGATGTCCTGAAGGCGGTAGTGGTGCGCACCAAGAAGGGTGTTCGTCGCCCGGACGGTTCTGTCATTCGCTTCGATGGCAACTCATGCGTTATTTTAAACAATAACTCTGAGCAGCCAATCGGAACGCGTATTTTTGGGCCGGTAACTCGTGAACTTCGTACTGAAAAGTTCATGAAAATTATCTCTCTGGCACCAGAAGTACTCTAA
- the rplC gene encoding 50S ribosomal protein L3, with protein MSGLVGKKVGMTRIFTEDGVSIPVTVIEVEANRVTQVKTLENDGYQAIQVTTGAKKANRVTKPEAGHFAKAGVEAGRGLWEFRTEGEEFAVGQSISVEIFAEVKKVDVTGTSKGKGFAGTVKRWNFRTQDATHGNSLSHRVPGSIGQNQTPGKVFKGKKMAGQLGNERVTVQSLEVVRVDAERNLLLVKGAVPGATGSDLIVKPAVKA; from the coding sequence ATGAGTGGTTTAGTCGGTAAAAAAGTGGGCATGACCCGCATCTTCACTGAAGATGGCGTTTCAATCCCAGTAACCGTTATTGAAGTTGAAGCAAACCGCGTTACCCAGGTTAAAACTCTGGAGAACGATGGTTACCAGGCGATCCAGGTTACCACCGGTGCTAAAAAAGCTAACCGTGTGACCAAACCTGAAGCTGGTCACTTTGCTAAAGCTGGCGTTGAAGCTGGCCGTGGTCTGTGGGAATTCCGCACCGAAGGTGAAGAGTTCGCTGTTGGCCAGAGCATCAGTGTTGAAATCTTCGCTGAAGTGAAAAAAGTAGACGTAACCGGTACCTCTAAAGGTAAAGGTTTCGCAGGTACCGTTAAGCGCTGGAACTTCCGTACCCAGGACGCGACTCACGGTAACTCCTTGTCTCACCGCGTACCGGGTTCTATCGGTCAGAACCAGACTCCGGGCAAAGTGTTCAAAGGCAAGAAAATGGCTGGTCAGCTGGGTAATGAGCGCGTAACCGTTCAGAGCCTGGAAGTAGTACGTGTTGACGCTGAGCGCAACCTGCTGCTGGTGAAAGGTGCAGTTCCGGGTGCGACCGGTAGCGACCTGATCGTTAAACCGGCTGTGAAGGCGTAA
- the rplB gene encoding 50S ribosomal protein L2 gives MAVVKCKPTSPGRRHVVKVVNPELHKGKPFAPLLEKNSKSGGRNNNGRITTRHIGGGHKQAYRIVDFKRNKDGIPAVVERLEYDPNRSANIALVLYKDGERRYILAPKGLKAGDQIQSGVDAAIKAGNTLPMRNIPVGSTVHNVEMKPGKGGQIARSAGAYVQIVAREGSYVTLRLRSGEMRKVEADCRATLGEVGNAEHMLRVLGKAGATRWRGVRPTVRGTAMNPVDHPHGGGEGRNFGKHPVTPWGVQTKGKKTRSNKRTDKFIVRRRSK, from the coding sequence ATGGCAGTTGTTAAATGTAAACCGACATCTCCGGGTCGTCGTCACGTAGTTAAAGTGGTGAACCCTGAGCTGCACAAGGGCAAACCATTTGCTCCGTTGCTGGAAAAAAACAGCAAATCCGGTGGTCGTAACAACAATGGTCGTATCACTACCCGTCATATCGGTGGTGGTCACAAGCAGGCTTACCGTATTGTTGACTTCAAACGCAACAAAGATGGTATCCCGGCAGTTGTTGAGCGTCTTGAGTACGATCCGAACCGTTCTGCGAACATCGCACTGGTTCTGTACAAAGATGGCGAGCGCCGTTACATCCTGGCCCCTAAAGGCCTGAAAGCTGGCGACCAGATTCAGTCTGGCGTTGATGCTGCGATCAAAGCGGGTAACACCCTGCCGATGCGTAACATCCCAGTGGGTTCTACCGTTCACAACGTAGAAATGAAACCAGGCAAAGGCGGTCAGATTGCTCGCTCAGCTGGTGCTTACGTGCAGATCGTTGCGCGTGAAGGTTCCTACGTTACCCTGCGTCTGCGTTCAGGTGAAATGCGTAAAGTCGAAGCTGACTGCCGCGCAACTCTGGGCGAAGTCGGTAACGCTGAGCACATGCTGCGCGTTCTGGGTAAAGCCGGTGCAACTCGTTGGCGCGGTGTTCGTCCTACCGTTCGCGGTACTGCGATGAACCCAGTCGATCACCCGCACGGTGGTGGTGAAGGTCGTAACTTTGGTAAGCACCCGGTAACTCCGTGGGGCGTTCAGACCAAAGGTAAGAAGACCCGTAGCAACAAGCGTACTGATAAATTTATCGTACGTCGCCGTAGCAAATAA
- the rpmC gene encoding 50S ribosomal protein L29, producing MKATELREKSVEELNAELLNLLREQFNLRMQAASGQLQQTHLLKNVRRDVARVKTLLTEKAGA from the coding sequence ATGAAAGCAACTGAGCTGCGTGAAAAAAGCGTTGAAGAGCTGAACGCTGAGCTGCTTAACCTGCTGCGTGAGCAGTTTAACCTGCGCATGCAGGCAGCATCTGGCCAACTGCAGCAGACCCATCTGCTGAAGAATGTGCGCCGTGATGTTGCACGCGTTAAGACTTTACTGACTGAGAAGGCGGGTGCGTAA
- a CDS encoding GTP-binding protein, which translates to MAKEQFQRNKLHVNVGTIGHVDHGKTTLTAAITTVLAKTYGGQARAFDQIDNAPEEKARGITINTSHVEYETPTRHYAHVDCPGHADYVKNMITGAAQMDGA; encoded by the coding sequence ATGGCGAAAGAGCAATTTCAACGTAACAAACTGCACGTAAACGTGGGCACCATCGGTCACGTTGACCACGGTAAAACCACTCTGACTGCTGCAATCACCACCGTTCTGGCTAAAACCTACGGCGGCCAGGCTCGTGCATTCGACCAGATCGACAACGCGCCGGAAGAGAAAGCTCGTGGTATCACCATCAACACTTCTCACGTTGAGTACGAAACCCCGACTCGCCACTACGCGCACGTTGACTGCCCGGGCCACGCCGACTATGTGAAAAACATGATCACCGGTGCTGCTCAGATGGATGGCGC